The following proteins are co-located in the Takifugu flavidus isolate HTHZ2018 chromosome 16, ASM371156v2, whole genome shotgun sequence genome:
- the tyro3 gene encoding tyrosine-protein kinase receptor TYRO3 gives MMFVWILILLLGSHERALGNGVLFTKHPANQTVSQGNSIQLGCAVQGVTEPDIVWMKDGEKLYSTDQMFITVGEQHWETFHSVKSVHQHDAGQYWCEVEHQGQTLSSNSAWITVEGVPHFIQEPQDVSVFPNVPFNLTCAAVGPPGPVEVLWWFGGAQMGEPRPSPSVLLVQGVNDSLKFYCEAKNTRGISVSRTGTVHIKVLPAAPVQLQVLSTVDNVTLSWKPGFNGHSELSACNIQVLMRSPRRVELPQQKVLVPPHLHVLSGINSHSNYSVRVSCVNEVGASPFSHWLQFQTPESVPSEAPRNLTFELSDDQLLLSWAVLRQEELHGNLLAYKVQWTLGGEAQEPLLFKENLAHLSGGGRFFNSSFQVSACTSVGCGPWSTPVMVLPTSVQLQGQRSHMWVGLLFGVLVATVVGLLLSVLARHRGKDTPFGSAFKAPGPESLVSFTAARSFSRTCSEPQDSTLDSLGINNDLKNKLQDVLIPERLLTLGHMLGKGEFGSVREAFLKLDDSSVQKVAVKVLKSDITSSGDIEQCLKEAAYMKDFDHPNVIKLTGVSLQRRPGQRLPVPMVVLPFMKHGDLHTFLLLSRLGEQPFDLNLQTLLHFMLDVARGMAYLSSRSIIHRDLAARNCMLNENMSVCVADFGLSKKIYSGDYYRQGSVSKLPVKWIALESLADNVYTTQSDVWAFGVTMWEIITRGQTPYPGVENSEIYEFLIKGERLKKPAECRDDIYELMHSCWSPVPKCRPSFQQLVLQLEALAHSLSPTPPLREPLHYVNLEDNETEMESGPRVPPSEEEATLGAGTLSWSVPWQHETEDGAADWLMVGSGAAHAIGGDYRYIIGPCGVPGEEEQQNGRAGLMREESGNGLQEDVKDEDDDVIIHV, from the exons ATGATGTTTGTGTGGATTCTAATCCTTTTACTGGGGAGTCACGAGCGGGCGTTGGGAAACG GAGTGTTGTTTACGAAACATCCAGCCAATCAGACGGTGTCTCAGGGCAACTCGATCCAGCTCGGCTGCGCTGTCCAGGGAGTGACAGAACCTGACATTGTGTGgatgaaagatggagagaagctGTACAGCACCGACCAGATGTTCATCACAGTGGGGGAGCAGCACTGGGAGACGTTTCACAG TGTGAAGTCGGTCCACCAGCATGATGCTGGTCAGTACTGGTGTGAGGTGGAACATCAAGGTCAGACGCTCTCCTCTAATTCAGCCTGGATTACAGTGGAAG GAGTCCCTCACTTCATCCAGGAACCACAGGATGTGTCGGTCTTTCCCAACGTTCCCTTCaacctcacctgtgctgctgtaGGTCCTCCAGGGCCTGTGGAGGTGCTGTGGTGGTTCGGTGGAGCCCAGATGGGAGAACCTAGACCATCACCGTCTGTTCTCCTTGTCCAAG gtgtgaaTGACAGCCTGAAGTTTTACTGTGAAGCTAAAAACACCAGAGGAATTTCAGTGTCCAGAACAGGAACAGTTCACATCAAAG TCTTGCCAGCAGCTCCAGTGCAGCTTCAGGTTCTGAGCACAGTGGACAACGTCacattgtcatggaaaccaggaTTCAATGGGCACTCCGAGCTGTCTGCCTGCAACATTCAg GTGTTGATGCGTTCTCCCAGGAGAGTGGAGCTTCctcagcagaaggttctggttcctcctcacctgcatgTTCTATCGGGCATAAACAGCCACTCCAACTACAGCGTTCGGGTGTCCTGTGTCAACGAGGTGGGAGCGTCTCCCTTCTCTCATTGGCTGCAATTCCAGACACCCGAGTCAG TTCCCTCGGAGGCACCGAGGAACCTGACGTTTGAGCTGTCGGATGACCAGCTGCTTCTGAGCTGGGCAGTGCTGCGGCAGGAGGAGCTCCATGGAAACCTGCTGGCTTATAAGGTGCAGTGGACCCTGGGAGGAGAAGCACAG GAACCTCTGTTGTTTAAGGAGAACCTGGCTCACCTCTCAGGAGGAGGACGCTTTTTTAATTCCTCCTTCCAAGTGTCTGCGTGTACCAGCGTAGGTTGTGGACCCTGGAGCACCCCGGTGATGGTTCTGCCCACCTCAG TCCAGCTCCAGGGCCAGCGGAGCCACATGTGGGTGGGCCTGCTATTCGGGGTGCTTGTGGCCACTGTAGTGggcctgctgctgtctgtcctaGCTCGCCACCGAGGAAAAGACACTCCGTTTGG gTCGGCCTTTAAAGCTCCTGGCCCAGAGAGTTTggtttccttcacagcagctCGATCCTTCAGCAGAACCTGTTCTGAGCCGCAGGACTCCACCT TGGACAGTCTTGGAATCAACAACGACCTGAAGAATAAACTCCAGGACGTCCTGATTCCAGAGCGGCTGCTCACACTGGGACACATGCTGGGGAAAG GGGAGTTTGGATCAGTGCGCGAGGCCTTTCTGAAGCTGGACGACTCGTCTGTCCAGAAGGTGGCAGTTAAAGTGCTGAAAT ctgaCATCACATCATCAGGAGACATTGAACAATGTCTTAAAGAAGCTGCCTACATGAAGGACTTTGACCATCCAAATGTCATCAAGCTGACGG GAGTGAGTCTGCAGCGGCGCCCGGGCCAGCGGTTGCCGGTCCCGATGGTGGTCCTCCCATTCATGAAGCACGGAGATCTGCACACGTTTCTGCTTCTGTCACGACTGGGAGAACAGCCCTTT GACCTCAACCTGCAGACACTCCTGCACTTCATGCTGGACGTTGCTCGTGGGATGGCGTACCTGAGCAGCCGCAGCATCATCCACAGAGACCTCGCTGCTAGAAACTGCAT gttgaATGagaacatgagtgtgtgtgttgcagacttTGGCCTCTCCAAGAAGATCTACAGTGGAGATTATTACAGACAGGGTTCAGTGTCCAAACTGCCTGTGAAGTGGATCGCTCTGGAGAGTTTGGCTGACAACGTGTACACCACGCAGAGTGAtgtg TGGGCATTTGGTGTGACGATGTGGGAGATCATAACCCGAGGTCAAACTCCATACCCGGGCGTGGAGAACTCTGAGATCTACGAGTTCCTGATCAAAGGAGAACGTCTGAAGAAGCCTGCAGAGTGTCGAGACGAcat ATATGAACTCATGCACAGCTGTTGGAGTCCAGTCCCCAAATGTCGTCCCAGTTTTCAGCAGCTCGTGCTCCAGCTGGAAGCGCTGGCCCACAGCCTGAGCCCCACCCCTCCGCTGAGGGAACCGCTGCATTACGTTAACCTGGAAGACAACGAGACCGAGATGGAGTCGGGGCCCAGAGTGCCCccctcagaggaggaggccacGCTTGGGGCCGGGACCCTGAGCTGGAGTGTCCCTTGGCAACATGAGACGGAGGACGGGGCGGCGGACTGGCTGATGGTCGGCTCAGGCGCCGCACATGCTATTGGAGGAGACTACCGGTACATCATTGGCCCCTGTGGAGTTcctggggaggaggagcagcagaatggaAGAGCAGGGCTGATGAGGGAGGAGTCTGGAAACGGACTCCAGGAAGACGTCAAGGATGAGgacgatgatgtcatcatccaTGTCTGA
- the lrrc57 gene encoding leucine-rich repeat-containing protein 57, with the protein MGNSALKSHLETSQKTGVFQLTEKGLLEFPEELQRLTANLRTVDLSGNKIEVLPAAVGKFLQLKSLTLNNNRLTCLPSEISQLKKLETLSLNGNRIQMLPPSMGQLKALRTLCLSGNHISEFPTGLGSLRNLDLLDLSRNKIQNVPLEVSELQTIEINLNQNQISILSPEVSKCPRLKVLRLEENCLELSSIPLSILKDSQVSLFSVEGNLFEVKNLRDLDGYDQYMERFTATKKKFA; encoded by the exons ATGGGTAACAGCGCTCTAAAGTCCCACCTGGAAACGTCCCAGAAGACCGGAGTCTTTCAGCTAACGGAGAAAGGTCTGCTGGAG TttccagaggagctgcagcggttGACAGCGAACCTGCGGACAGTCGATCTGTCTGGGAACAAGATTGAggttcttcctgctgctgttggaaagTTCCTGCAGCTCAAGAGTCTCACGCTCAACAACAACAGACTGA CGTGTCTGCCTTCAGAGATCTCCCAGCTGAAGAAACTGGAGACTCTGAGTCTGAATGGGAACCGAATCCAGATGTTGCCTCCTAGTATGGGCCAGCTGAAGGCTTTGCGCACGCTCTGCTTGTCTGGGAATCACATATCTGAATTCCCAACCGGGCTGGGATCCCTGAGGaatctggacctgctggacctgtcCCGCAACAAGATCCAAAATGTCCCGTTGGAGGTGTCAGAGCTGCAAACCATTGAGATtaacctgaaccagaaccag atcTCCATCCTGTCACCAGAGGTCTCCAAGTGTCCGCGTCTCAAAGTCCTCCGTCTGGAGGAGAACTGCCTGGAACTGTCCTCCATTCCTCTGTCTATCCTGAAAGACTCTCAGGTGTCTCTCTTCTCTGTGGAGGGAAACCTGTTTGAGGTGAAGAACCTTCGAGACCTTGATGGCTACGACCAG TATATGGAGCGTTTTACTGCCACCAAGAAGAAGTTTGCCTGA